TGGTCCGCACCCGCTCGCGCACGTTCACCCCGTCATCGTGCCTCCTCCGCGGGGCCGGGGAGGACAGGACCCGGGATGGAGAGGCGGCGCCTGGGGCGGATCCGGGTGCCGTCTCTCCATCCCGGGAGTCTCAGCAGGTGGCGGAGCCGGCGTCCCAGGAGAGGACGCCCGACCCACCGGCGAGCCGGGAGAGCCGGATGTCGAGGGCGTCGTAGACCTCGTCCACCGAGGTGGTGCGGCAGCCCTTGCGCACGAGCAGCAGCGGGGCCGAGCGGTCGGCCGCCAGCTGGGTGCCGGCCATGGCGTCCACCGGCGCGTCACCGGCGGCGAGGACCGCCGTGGTGGACTGCTCGAAGGCGTCCATCGCGATGAGGGCGCTCGTCTGGTAGCGGTTGGCGCCACCGATCCGCTCGATGCTGGCGCCGGGCAGGAGCTGCTGCGCCTGCTGCACCACCGACTCGGCGACGGCGCCCGTCCCGCCGAGGACGACGACGCGCTGGGGGGCCAGCTCGGCCAGCCGGGCCGCCGTCACCGGCGGCAGGGCGGTCGTGCGGGTGAGCAGCATCGGTGCCTCGACGTGGGCGGCCGCCGCGCCGCCACCCAGGGCGTCGGTGAGGTTGCTGCCGCTGGCGAGGTAGACGGTGCCGCTGTGCCACTGCTGCTCGTAGCTGAGCTGCACCGCGGTGTCGTAGCGGTCCCTGCCCGACACGCGCCGCACGGCATACCCCTCGGCCTCCAGGGCGCGACCGACCGCGGGGGTGACGGCCTGGGTGCCGCCGACGAGGACGACCTCCAGCGCGCCCATGTCCTCCAGCACCTCGACGGTGGACGGCGGCACCTCCTCGGGCCGGGTGAGCAGGACGGCGGCGTGGCCCTTGCTGGCGACCGGGCCGACGCCCAGCGCGTCGGCGATCTCCCCGCCCTGGGTGATGTAGGCGGTGTCCACGCCGTAGGGCGCGCCCTCGTGGGCGAGACCGGCGGCGACGTCGTAGCGGGTGGCGCCACCGATCCGCTGCACCGCGGTGCGCTCCAGGCGCTGCTCGGCGGCGACCATGGTGCGCAGGGCACCGAGCATCTGGTACATCTGCCAGCCGGGACAGCTCGTGGCGTAGACGTCGCGGTGCCCGTGCAGCGTGGACAGGGTGCGGGTCCAGCCGAGGTAGGAGTTGGTGTAGCGCTTCTGCTGCGTGACGTCGGCCCCGTGCAGGTTGAGCACCCACCCGGCGGTCCGCGCCAGGCCGGCGAGCTCGGCCTGGGGCACCGGGCTGATCTCGTGGTTGCCGAGCGAGCTGAGGCCGAACCAGTCGTAGTTCATGCCGTAGGAGTGGGCACCCTGGACGTTGTTCTCCAGCCCGCCGGAGCGGCCCTCCCAGACCCGGCCGTAGCGGTCCACCATCGCGTTGTAGCCCACGTCCCGCCAGTCGAGGGTGTGCGCGTGGTAGCGGTAGACCGCGCGCAGCATCGCCGGGACGTCCTCGGCGGCGTAGTAGGCGTCGGTCGCGGTGTGGTGCAGGGTGATGCCCATCTTCGGCGAGGGGCGGATGGGTCCGGCGCTGGGGATGAGGTCCATGTCCTGCGCCCAGTCCTTGCGCCGCGCGACGACGAGGCCGTCCGGCCCGGCGTCGGGCACAGGGAGCTCGGCCACCGTCGCGGCGTCCTGGGCGGTGACGTAGGTGGTCCAGCTCTCGATGCGCGCGTCCTCGGTCTCGCCGGAGAGCTCCACCTGGACCCGGTCGGCGTCGAGGAGCACCGTGCCCTCGGTCCCCCACTCGCCCGCCTCCTGGCCCTGCTCGTCCGGACCGGTGGCGAGGCCGTCCTCCAGGGAGGTCCACTCGCCCCAGGCCCCCTCCTGCTCCACCCGCATGCGGGCGCCGCCGTCCTGCGGGCCCGACCAGCGCACCCCCACGACGGTGACGGCACGCTCGTCCACGTCCAGCGTGCCGCGTAGGACGTCGGCGCCCTCGCCGGACGTGGTCTGCGCCACCGGGTCGAGCGCGACCGAGCGGTGCTCGGGGTCCGCGGAGGGCTCCTCGGCGAGGGCGGCAGGGACGCCGACCCCGGGCACGACGAGGGCCATCGCGGTGAGCGCGGACAGCACGAAGCGGCGGGCAGAGGGCATGGCGGATCTCCTTGACCGGAGACGTCCGGCCGCGGCTGACTGCTTCAGGGGACGCAGTGACAGTAACCTCAGGAGTCACTGATGTCACTACTCTTTACCCAATGCATACCTTCTGATCTGCAGCGATACCGTTACTGCAGGAACTGCGCCGGGTCGAACTCCGCGATCGGGATGATGCGCAGGCGCGGCAGCGGGGCGTTGAAGGCCCGGGTGTCGTGCTCGAGGTCGAAGAACTCCATGCCCTGGTGCACGAGCTGGTGGAAACCGGCGTTGCGGAACTCCTCGAAGGCGATGAGACCGACGCGGCGGGTGCCGTCGATGAGCGGGGTCACCGTCTCGAGGAAGTCGCCGTCGTGGCTGACGAGCATGACGTCGTCGCTGCGGGCGTGCAGCGCCTCCAGGGTGCGCTGGATGGCGATGTCGACGACCTTCTCCTCGGCCGTCCCGGACAGCGGCACCGGGGTGTAGCCCAGCGCGCGCAGCGCCTGGACGAAGGACATCGGCAGCCCGCTGCTGGCGTTGAGGAAGAACAGGCCCTTGGCGCTCTGCCCCCACGTCTCCTGGGTGAAGGTGAGCAGGCGGTCCCACCGCGGGCGCTCGTCCGGGTGCGGGCGGCGGCCGAGGATGGAGTTGCCCAGGGTCGCGTCGATGTTCTCCCCGTCGACGAGGAGATAGGTGATGCGGTCAGCAGTCATGACGAACCTTCGTCTTTCTTCTCTTGTATCAATTTATTCGTAGACGAGCTTCTGCGGACCCGGGAAGATCCACGACAACCCGTCCCGCAGCCGGTCCCGCCAGTTCTCCCAGGAGTGGCCGTCCCGCGACTCGACGTACTGCACCCGCGACCCGGTGGACTCGAAGACCGGGACCATCGAGCGGTTCGGCACGATGAGCGGCTCGTAGACGCCGCAGGTGATGAACATCCGCTCGGCGACCCGGCGGGGACGCTCACGGTAGCGGTTCATGAAGCGCACGACCGGGTCGAAGGCCGGCCCTCCGCCGTGGTCGGAGCCGATGTCGGTGAAGACGAAGGAGCCGGACTGCAGGAAGAGGTTGTCCCACACCCCGGGGTTGCGGGCCGCGGTGGACAGCGAGGCGACCGCGCCGAAGCTCGCGCCCATGAGGCAGCGGGCGTCCGAGCGGCGGATGAGCGGCAGCTGCTCCTCCAGCGCCGGCAGCAGCTCGGTCGTGAGGTGGCGTGCGTGCGGGGCGGAGTTGGGGTACTCGCGCAGCCGGTCCCCGGGGTTGGTGAAGACCACGATCGTCTCGGCCATGTCCAGGTCGTGGATGAGGTTGTCGAGCACCGTGCGCATGGCGGCGTAGTTGAGGTAGTCGTCACCGTCGTGCACCACGAGCAGCGGGTAGCGGCTGCTGCGGCGGAACCGCGCCGGGAGGTAGACGCGGGGGTGGGTGGCCCGGCGCAGCGCCTTGCTCTGCACGGTGAGGTCGACGAGCTCACCGGGGCGGGCGTCCGGCTGCGGCGCGACCCACTCGGGGGTCTCGTAGCCGGCCGCCTGGCAGACGCTCGAGGACCCGACGGGGCTGTGCGCCACGTAGGGGTTGAGCGGGTCGTTGAAGGTCTCCACCGCCTCGCCCTGGCGGACCTCGATCTGGTACTCCACCCGCGACGCGGCCGGCAGCTCGATGGTGACGTACCAGAGCGGGGTGGTCCCCTCGGGCACCTCCACCCGCTTCATCGGCACGTGCTGCGGCTGGTTGACGATGCGGTGCCGCACGGCCACGCCGTCGGCCTGGCCGCGGTAGAGGAAGGTGCACTTCGCCCCCTCCACGATCGGGACCTCCTGCTCGGCCAGGAAGCGCTCGATCACCTGGTCGTCCAGCCGGCGGGCGCGCAGCGCGTTGATCGCGAGCTTGCCCTTGTGCCGCGGGGGCAGCGGGTATGCCGTCTGCTGGCTCACGCGCCCTCCTCCCCGGGGATGGTGGGAGTCGCCCCGGAGGGGTCGACGGAGGTGGGGACGGCGACGCGCGCGGCATACCTCGTGACCGTGCCCTCGGGGCCGAAGATGCGGGTGCCCTCCGGCACCCGGCCGTCGGCGGTGAGGGTGACCCGGTCACCCGGGTCCAGCGGCAGCGCCACCCTCGGGCGGCACCGGTAGGTGAGGGTGCGCATGCGGTCCAGGTCCTTGACGTCGAGCCGGTCGGTGGCGGCGGGCAGGGCGACGAGGCCGCGGGTCAGGCCGAGCCCGTCCATGAGCACCTCGGCCACCCCGGGGGCCACCACCGAGTCGTCGTAGAACAGCACCACCCGCTCGGTGAGCGCCATCGCGCCGGCTCCCCAGGCGACCACCGGGCGGTCCACCCGGGCGTGGACGCCCCGGGGGTCGGCCGGGTCCGCCACGGCGGTGGCGAGCACCGGGGCGAGGTTGAACATGTGCAGGGTGCCGAGCAGCACACCGACGTGCCCGCCGGCGATGACGACCGCGTCGCACTCGCCGACGAGGCTCCCGACCTCGTAGCGACCTCGCACGACGGCGTCCCGGTGCTGCGGCTCGTGGGTGGCGAAGAACTCCTCGTTGAGCTCGGCGACCCGCCGGACGTGTCGCTCGTCGAGCTCGCGCATGACCCCGAGGACGTCCTCGACGGCCAGCCGGTGCACCCGGGGGTCCCGCGGCTGGTGCGCCCGGATCCGGGTGCAGGCCTCCACCGCCTGCTGGAGGCCGATGAGGTAGAGCTGCTGCATCTCGGTGAGGATCTGCCGGCGCCGCCGGTCGGCCTGCTCCAGCTCGGGGTCGTCCTCCCAGATCTGCTGCATCCGCTCCCACAGACCGAGGTTGACGCACCGGCCGCCGAGCTGGTCGACGAGCACCCGGTCGTCGTGCTCCCGGTCGCGCCACCCGGCGGTGATGGTCGCCACCCGGGCTCCCTCGAGCCCGAGGGAGCGCATGACCTCGTCGACGACGGGGTCGCGCTGGGGGCCCAGCAGGGTGATCCGGTGGTCGGGCGCCCCGTGCCCGTCGCCGTCGGCGGAGCCCTCAGCGGGCATAGACATGCACCGTGCGCCCCACGTCGTCGAGCATGTCCCGCAGCACGTCGAAGTCCGGGTGCCGCATCCGGATCCACGCGTTGGCCATGAAGCCGGCCTCGACCGGCTGGGTGCCGGTCCCCGCCACCGGGACGTGCGCGTCGATGATCCACCGGCCGTAGCGGTTCTCGACGTCCTCGAGGCCGCTGTAGCCGGTGATGACGCCGTCCTGGTCCGGGCGCAGCGCGACGATCCCCGCACTGTGGCTGCGGCTGGGGCGCTCGCGGACCTCGCCGTGGACGATCGACTGGGCCCATGCGGCATACACGTCCATGTCGTTGGCCGCGCAGTAGAGGTCCCAGCAGCCGACCCCGGGCGGACGGCAGCCGATCTCGGAGAAGGTCAGCCCGCGCGGCCCGTGGAACCACTCCATGTGGGTCGCGGACGTGCCGATCCCGAGCGCCTCGTTGACGCGGTGCCCCATGGCGCGGATCTCGTCGTAGAGGCCCCCGTCGTCGATCCGGTTGGTCGCGACGAACTGCGGGGAGATCCACCGCGCCCGCATCCCCTCCAGCACCCCGGGGAAGTAGTGGGAGGCGAAGTCGAGCTCGATGCGGCCGTCGACGGAGACCGTGTCGTAGAACCCCTCGTGACCCTCGATGAACTCCTCCACGGCGATCGAGCTGTAGCGCCCCATCCGCTCCAGGGCGGCGGAGAGCTCGGTGTCCGAGCCGACGCGCACGGTGTCCGCCGCCCCCGCGGCGTCACGGGGCTTGAGGATGAGCGGGTAGCCGACGGCGGCGGCGAAGTCCCACACCTGCGCGGCGTCGTCGGCCCCCGTGGACCGGGCGGTCGGCACGCCGGCGGCGCGCAGCGCCTCCTTCATCGAGGGCTTGTCGCGGCACAGCCAGGTCGTGCGGACCGAGGTGCCCGGTATGCCGAGGTCCTCGCGGACCTGGGCGGCCACCATCTGGTGGGACTCGATGGTCGACTCCATCCGGTCGACCCACACCATGCCCTGCACCCGGCGCACGGCCTCGGTCATCTGGGCCCGGTCGGTCACCGACCCCACCTGCTCGTAGTGGACCATCCAGGACGTGAGCTGGTCGTCGAGGTAGTCCAGCGGGGTCTCGCCGATGCCGATGACGTTGGCGCCGGCCTCGGCCAGGGCCCGGGCGAACTCGCGCTGGTTCTTCGGGAAGTGCGGCTCCACGAGGACGATGTTCACGACCCTGAGCCTGCCACATCCGGGCGGCGCACGGGAGTGCCGACCGGTGCGGACCCGACGCGCCGCGCCGCGTCAGTCGCGGCGGGCCAGCTCGTCGAAGGCGTGGGCGACGACCTCGGCGTAGACGTGCATCCCGTCGATGTCGGGGTGCACGTTGTCGCTCTGCAGCGTCTCCGGCTGCTGGCTGATCGTCGCGTTCCACTCACCGACGACCGTGTGGGGGTAGTCCTCGACGACCTCGCGGATGGTCTCGTTGGAGGACTCGGTGAAGGAGGCCTGGACGTAGAGGTCCATGACCACGACGTTGCGCTCGGGCCCGAGCGTGTCCAGCACCGCCCGCAGGGCCTCCTCGTCGACGCCCGCGTTGGTCCCGAGGTGCAGGACGACGTTGTCGCGCACGGTGCCGGCCGCGAGGGCCTCGTCCACCCGCTGCGTCGCCTCGCCCCACTGGCGGTTCGACTCGGCGGCGAAGGCGATGTCGGGGAAGCGGAAGCTCAGGCCGTCGGCGCTGGTGACGACCAGGGAGTCGCCGATGGCGGTGAGGTCGGACCCCGACGGCACCAGCAGCCCGTCGGCGTCCGCGGTGAAGGTGCTGCCGTTGACCTCCACCTCGCCGGGCGACGGGGCGGCCTCGGTCTCGGTGGCGTCCTCCTCGTCCTCGGCCGTGGCCTCGTCGCCCTGCTCGTCAGCGGCCCCGGAGCTCCCCTCGCCGGCGGGAGCCGCCCCGAGGGTGGCGCCGAGACCGGTGCCCCGGCGCGGGGCCTCGGCCGGCGCGCCCCCGGTCGGGGCGGGAGCCGGGGTGCCGTTGTCGATGCGGGTCTGGGACTGCTCGATCTGGCGCTGGGTGGCGGACTTCTCCGGGGCGGTCACCAGGGCGACGACGGTGGCCACGAGCAGCAGCACCAGGCCGGCGGCGACGATGCGCGGCCGCTTGCTGCGGTGCCACCCCTGGGTGAACCAGCCCGCGGCGGCCCGGATGCTCGCCCGGATGCCCCGTCGGCGGACCGGCACCTCGAGCAGCCGCCAGGACAGCTCGGCGAGCACCAGGGTGACGACGAGGGCGCTGAGCAGGACGGCGGTGCCCCGGGCGGTGCCGACGGCGTAGGGCACGAGCGCCCCGGCGATGACGAGCACCGGCCAGTGCCAGAGGTAGATGCCGTAGGACCGCTGTCCCAGCCAGGCCAGCGGCCGCAGCGACATGACCCGCCGCCACGGCGACGGGGCCTCGAGCAGGCCGGCGATGAGGACGACGGTCGCGACCGAGGCCAGGGCGATGCCGCCGCGGAAGGTCAGCGCGGAGTCCTCGCCGGACCAGCGCATCAGGCCCGCCAGGACGAGCAGCGCGGCGAGGACCGCAGGGCCGCGGAACCGACGCCAGGTGGCGGTGCGCAGGCCGGCCCGGTGCACGGGGTCGGCCCAGGCGAGGGCCAGCGCGGCGCCGCCCATGAGGCCCACGAGGTGGGTGTCGGTGCCGTAGTAGACGCGGGTCGCGTCCGCCCCGGTGGCGATGAGCGTGGCCATGAGCACGGTCGAGGCGAGCCCCAGCAGCACCACCGCCGTGACGCGGTGCCGGGTCGTGGGGGCCAGCGCGAGCAGGACGACCAGCGTCAGCGGCCACAGCAGGTAGAACTGCTCCTCGACCGCCAGGCTCCAGAAGTTGACGAAGAGGATGGGGCTGGTGCTGTGGAAGTAGCTCGCCCCCGCCGTGATCTCCAGCCAGTTGCTGGTGAACGTCAGGGCACCCAGGGTCTGCCGACCGATGCCGACGAGCAGGTCGCCGCCGACCAGCCGGGCGGTGGCGACGCTCACCAGCACGACGACGGCCAGCGGGGGCAGCAGCCGGCGCGCCCGGCGACGCCAGAAGGTGGGCAGGTCGACCCGGCCGCGGTGGTCGACCTCGCGCAGCAGCAGCGTGGTGATGAGGAAGCCGCTGACGACGAAGAAGACGTCGACGCCGAGGAACCCGCCGGGCAGGGCCGTCGGGACGAAGTGGAAGGTCAGGACCGCGAGGATCGCGATGGCCCGCAGGCCGTCCAGGCCGGGGATGTGGCCGGGCCGCGGTTCGACGTCGCGAGGGCCGCGGCCGCCACGACGCGGTCGCCGGGTGGGGGTGGTCTCGAGGACGGCGCCCGGCGCGGCGCCGTGCCGCGGGGGCAGCGACGCACGAGGGCGGGGTGCTCCCGGCTCGACCAGGGCTCGCTCACCACCGGGGACGGGGCCGCGGTCCTCCGTGGGGGTCGGGGACGAGGCGGGCAGCGACATCTGCCGTGCCACCTCCTTCGTCGACCGACCCGGGAACCGCTGGAGAACAATCTAGGCGCGCCGTCACCGGGGGTCGGGGAGGTGGAGGGTGTGTCGCCGGACGGGCCCCGGACGCGCACGAGGCGCCCACCGGGGTGGTGGGCGCCTCGTGCCGGGCTGGTGCGGCCTGGTGTCCTCAGGCCCGCGTGGAGCTGTCGTCCTCGCCGTCGCCGTCCGTGGTGTGCGGCAGCGACTCGTGGTGGTGCTCCTGAGCCGACCGGATCTCCTCGGTGGGGGACTCGCCCTTACCCTGCTCCTCGACGGGAGCGGCGCTGGCGCTGCCGAGGTCGTCGATCTGCTCGGTGTCGAGCATCTTGGCGGAGCCGTCCTCGTTGAGCGAGGGTGCCTCCACCTCGTCGCCGGCGACCGGCTGGTCACCCTGCGTCTCCTGAGCGTCGTTGCTCATGGTCCTCTCCTTCTCTGTGGTGGACCCGACCGCGCCCGCCGACGCGGCGGTGGTCGTCGCGGGTGCGGCGGTCGCCGAGGGGGCAGAGGTGGTCGAGGTGCTCGCGGCCCACGGGTCGCGCGTCTCCTTGGCGGCCCACGGGTCGGCGGCCGGCTGCTTCTGCTGCTGGGCGAGCCACCAGGCGAGACCCGCACCGGCGGCGGCGAGCAGCCCCAGCGTGATGAGAGCACTGCCCCGCCGCTTCTTCGTCTTGGGCGAACCGGTCACGGCGGCCACGACGCCCTCGTCCTGGGCGAGCAGCCGGTCCTTGCCGACCTGCATGTCGCCGAGCATCTGCTGGATCTTCGGCAGCAGCTCGTCGTTGATGAGGTCGCGGACGTGGTCCACCGCGGGCGCGACGCCGGCGATGCCCTCCTGGGCACGCGGCACGGCGACGTCGATGCCGTGGTCCACCCCGGAGACGGCGCGGTCGCGGGTCGCGGCGGCCAGTCCGGCGAGGGCGGCAGCCCCCGCACCTGCCCGGGCCACGGCGGCCTCGCCGACGGGACCGGCCTGGTCCAGGGCGGCCGCGGAGCGGTCGCGCAGCACGTCGACGGCGTGGAGACCCTGCTCGCGCAGGACGTCACCCTGGTGACGGGCGTCCTTCACGGCCAGCTTGCCGCGCTTGCCGGCGTCCTTGGCGGTCTTCTTGCCCTGCTTGCGGGCGTTCTTGGCCGCCTGCTCGCTCTGCTTGCTGACGCGCTTGGCGGTCTTCTTGCCCTGCTTGCGGGCGTTCTTGGCCGCCTCCTCGCTCTGGGCGCGGACGTCCTCGGCGAGGCGGGAGGCGCGGTCGGCCGCGGCGGCACTGACGGCCGCGGCCCGGCCCCCGGCCTTCTTGCTCTGCTGCTCCAGGGCCGCCCGGCTGTGCTGGCGCGCCTGTCCGGCGGCCTCGCGCGCCTTGCCGGCCGCCTTGGCGGCCGACTCGCGGTCCTGCTGCGCGGCCTTGAGCGCCTTGGCCCGGGCCTTCTGGGCGTGCTTGCGCCCGGACGTGTCGTCCTGCGGGGCGGTCACCTCGGCGAGGGTCGCCAGGAAGGCGGCTCCGAGGTTGCGGGCGCCGGACGCGGCGCTCGCACCGGCCTCGGAGGCGTCCTGCCGGGCGCGGCTGGCCTGGGTCGCGGCCCGCTCGGCATCGGTCTTGAAGAACACGTGCTGTCCCTCCTGTTGTCGGTCTGGGCCCCATCCTGCCCTGTCGCGCCCCCGAACTCCACCTCACCCGCCACGGCACCCGGCCCCGGGGGACCGTGCGAAACTGGGGCCATGAACGTCACGCTGCATACCAACCACGGCGACATCGCGCTGGTGCTCTTCGAGCACGCGGCCCCCAAGACGGGCGCCAACTTCACGGGCCTCGCCACGGGCGAGAAGGAGTACTCCGACGACGCCGGCCGGAGCAACCCGCAGCCGTTCTACGACGGCCTGTCCTTCCACCGCGTCATCCCCGGCTTCATGATCCAGGGCGGCTGCCCGATGGGTGAGGGCTTCGGCGGTCCGGGCTACACCTTCGACGACGAGATCAGCCCCGACCACGACTTCACCCAGCCCTACATGCTGGCCATGGCCAACGCCGGCAAGCGCATGGGCAAGGGCACCAACGGCTCGCAGTTCTTCATCACCGTCGAGCCGACGACCTGGCTGCAGGGCAAGCACACCATCTTCGGCGAGGTCGCCGACCAGGCCTCCCGCGACGTCGTCGACGCGATCGCCGCGGTGCCGACCGCTGCCGGTGACAAGCCGGCCGAGCCGGTCGTCATCGAGCGGGTCAGCGTCGAGGGCTGAGCCCTGGACGAACCGGTGAGCGGGTCTGCCGCCGACGCCCCCCGGGTGCCGCCCGGGGGCGGCGGCACGCCGGGCGGTCCGCCCGTGTGCCCGCGACACCCCGACCGGACGTCCTACATCCGGTGCCAGCGTTGCGAGCGCCCGACCTGTCCTGACTGCCAGCGCCCCGCGGCGGTGGGGGTGCAGTGCGTCGACTGCGTGTCCGAGGGCGCCCGCTCGGCTCCTGTCGCCCGCACCCGCTTCGGGGCACCGGTGCGCGAGGGCCGTCCGGCCGTCACCTGGACGCTCATGGGGCTGTGCGCGGTGGTGTACGTCGCGCAGCTCGCCAACCCGGTGGTGACCCGGGAGCTGGCCTTCGTCGGCGTGCTCGCGGGGGCGGAGCCGTGGCGGCTCGTCACGTCGGCCTTCGTGCACTCCCCGCAGAGCCTGCTGCACATCGCCTTCAACCTCTACATCCTCTTCGCCGTCGGCCCGGTGCTGGAGCAGGCCCTGGGCCGCGCCCGCTTCGCGGTGGCCTACCTCATCTGCGCCGTCGGCGGCTCGGTCGGGGTGCTGGTGCTGGCGGCCCCGGACCCCGGGTGGGTGCGCCCCGTCGTGGGCGCCTCGGGTGCCATCTTCGGGCTGCTGTTCCTCTACATCGTGCTGGCCTGGCGCAGGGGCGGGGTCTCGACGGGGCTGCTCGTGATGATCGGCATCAACCTGGCCCTGCCGTTCTTCGTCGGCGGCATCGCCTGGCAGGCCCACATCGGTGGCGCCGTGACCGGTGCGGCCATCGGGGGGCTCATGCTCCTGACCTCGGCGCCGGGCCGCTCCCCGCAGGCGGTGCGACGTCGGGCCCTGGCCTGGCCCGCGCTCTCGGGCGTGCTCGTCGTCCTGCTGCTGCTGGCCGGGCTGCGGCTCTGGCAGGTCCTCGGCCCCGCGGCCCTGGGGCTGCCGGGCTGAGCACCACTTTCTGTCGCCTGGACCGAGTTACACCCGTGTGGTTATCCCCATCGTGGGGACAACCTGTGGACAACTACCGCCACTGGGTGGCCATGCCGAAGCCGATCATGATGAGGCCCATGCCGATCCCGAGGTTCCAGTAGCGGATCGACTCGATGGGCCACAGGCCACCGGTGATGTAGAAGATGGCCACCCACAGCACGCCGATGATCATCAACGCGCACATCACCGGCACGAACCAGGAGGGGTTGCTCGGCAGGCTCTGGGTCTGGGGCTCGGTCTGGCTGGTGCGCTGGGCGCGCTTGCGAGCGCCGTCTCGGCCTCGGGACTCGGGCACGTCGACTCCTTCGTGGTGGGAGCCGCCAGGATATACGCCGGATACCCTGGGTCCCATGACCGATGAGCCGAGCGAGGGTCCGGGCTCCGCGGTGGCACCGCGCCGGGCCCGGAGCAGGACGGTCGGGGTGACGCTCGTCTGCCTCGCCGCCGGGCTCCTCTTCGGCACCAGCGCCTCCCTCGCCCGCGACGCGCGTCCGGAGCCGGGGGACCTGGTCGGCCTCATCACCCAGCGCGACGTCGAGGTGCGTGAGCTCAGCGCCCAGGCCGAGGAGCTGCGGCACGAGGTGGACCGGCTGCGGTCCGCTCAGGCCACCAGCGCCGCGGCGGTGGACGGCCAGCGGGCGGAGGACCTCGCGGTGGGCGTGGGGGCGACCGCCGTCACCGGACCGGCCGTGAGCGTCACGCTCGACGACGCCGGCTACAGCCTGGACACCCTCCCCGAGGGCTACTCGGTCGACG
This genomic window from Serinicoccus chungangensis contains:
- a CDS encoding acyltransferase family protein, which translates into the protein MARQMSLPASSPTPTEDRGPVPGGERALVEPGAPRPRASLPPRHGAAPGAVLETTPTRRPRRGGRGPRDVEPRPGHIPGLDGLRAIAILAVLTFHFVPTALPGGFLGVDVFFVVSGFLITTLLLREVDHRGRVDLPTFWRRRARRLLPPLAVVVLVSVATARLVGGDLLVGIGRQTLGALTFTSNWLEITAGASYFHSTSPILFVNFWSLAVEEQFYLLWPLTLVVLLALAPTTRHRVTAVVLLGLASTVLMATLIATGADATRVYYGTDTHLVGLMGGAALALAWADPVHRAGLRTATWRRFRGPAVLAALLVLAGLMRWSGEDSALTFRGGIALASVATVVLIAGLLEAPSPWRRVMSLRPLAWLGQRSYGIYLWHWPVLVIAGALVPYAVGTARGTAVLLSALVVTLVLAELSWRLLEVPVRRRGIRASIRAAAGWFTQGWHRSKRPRIVAAGLVLLLVATVVALVTAPEKSATQRQIEQSQTRIDNGTPAPAPTGGAPAEAPRRGTGLGATLGAAPAGEGSSGAADEQGDEATAEDEEDATETEAAPSPGEVEVNGSTFTADADGLLVPSGSDLTAIGDSLVVTSADGLSFRFPDIAFAAESNRQWGEATQRVDEALAAGTVRDNVVLHLGTNAGVDEEALRAVLDTLGPERNVVVMDLYVQASFTESSNETIREVVEDYPHTVVGEWNATISQQPETLQSDNVHPDIDGMHVYAEVVAHAFDELARRD
- a CDS encoding cell division protein CrgA, producing MPESRGRDGARKRAQRTSQTEPQTQSLPSNPSWFVPVMCALMIIGVLWVAIFYITGGLWPIESIRYWNLGIGMGLIMIGFGMATQWR
- a CDS encoding peptidylprolyl isomerase, with protein sequence MNVTLHTNHGDIALVLFEHAAPKTGANFTGLATGEKEYSDDAGRSNPQPFYDGLSFHRVIPGFMIQGGCPMGEGFGGPGYTFDDEISPDHDFTQPYMLAMANAGKRMGKGTNGSQFFITVEPTTWLQGKHTIFGEVADQASRDVVDAIAAVPTAAGDKPAEPVVIERVSVEG
- a CDS encoding alpha/beta hydrolase-fold protein, whose translation is MSQQTAYPLPPRHKGKLAINALRARRLDDQVIERFLAEQEVPIVEGAKCTFLYRGQADGVAVRHRIVNQPQHVPMKRVEVPEGTTPLWYVTIELPAASRVEYQIEVRQGEAVETFNDPLNPYVAHSPVGSSSVCQAAGYETPEWVAPQPDARPGELVDLTVQSKALRRATHPRVYLPARFRRSSRYPLLVVHDGDDYLNYAAMRTVLDNLIHDLDMAETIVVFTNPGDRLREYPNSAPHARHLTTELLPALEEQLPLIRRSDARCLMGASFGAVASLSTAARNPGVWDNLFLQSGSFVFTDIGSDHGGGPAFDPVVRFMNRYRERPRRVAERMFITCGVYEPLIVPNRSMVPVFESTGSRVQYVESRDGHSWENWRDRLRDGLSWIFPGPQKLVYE
- a CDS encoding cell wall-binding repeat-containing protein, which translates into the protein MPSARRFVLSALTAMALVVPGVGVPAALAEEPSADPEHRSVALDPVAQTTSGEGADVLRGTLDVDERAVTVVGVRWSGPQDGGARMRVEQEGAWGEWTSLEDGLATGPDEQGQEAGEWGTEGTVLLDADRVQVELSGETEDARIESWTTYVTAQDAATVAELPVPDAGPDGLVVARRKDWAQDMDLIPSAGPIRPSPKMGITLHHTATDAYYAAEDVPAMLRAVYRYHAHTLDWRDVGYNAMVDRYGRVWEGRSGGLENNVQGAHSYGMNYDWFGLSSLGNHEISPVPQAELAGLARTAGWVLNLHGADVTQQKRYTNSYLGWTRTLSTLHGHRDVYATSCPGWQMYQMLGALRTMVAAEQRLERTAVQRIGGATRYDVAAGLAHEGAPYGVDTAYITQGGEIADALGVGPVASKGHAAVLLTRPEEVPPSTVEVLEDMGALEVVLVGGTQAVTPAVGRALEAEGYAVRRVSGRDRYDTAVQLSYEQQWHSGTVYLASGSNLTDALGGGAAAAHVEAPMLLTRTTALPPVTAARLAELAPQRVVVLGGTGAVAESVVQQAQQLLPGASIERIGGANRYQTSALIAMDAFEQSTTAVLAAGDAPVDAMAGTQLAADRSAPLLLVRKGCRTTSVDEVYDALDIRLSRLAGGSGVLSWDAGSATC
- a CDS encoding rhomboid family intramembrane serine protease, which gives rise to MSEGARSAPVARTRFGAPVREGRPAVTWTLMGLCAVVYVAQLANPVVTRELAFVGVLAGAEPWRLVTSAFVHSPQSLLHIAFNLYILFAVGPVLEQALGRARFAVAYLICAVGGSVGVLVLAAPDPGWVRPVVGASGAIFGLLFLYIVLAWRRGGVSTGLLVMIGINLALPFFVGGIAWQAHIGGAVTGAAIGGLMLLTSAPGRSPQAVRRRALAWPALSGVLVVLLLLAGLRLWQVLGPAALGLPG
- a CDS encoding NYN domain-containing protein → MTADRITYLLVDGENIDATLGNSILGRRPHPDERPRWDRLLTFTQETWGQSAKGLFFLNASSGLPMSFVQALRALGYTPVPLSGTAEEKVVDIAIQRTLEALHARSDDVMLVSHDGDFLETVTPLIDGTRRVGLIAFEEFRNAGFHQLVHQGMEFFDLEHDTRAFNAPLPRLRIIPIAEFDPAQFLQ
- a CDS encoding ATP-grasp domain-containing protein, with the translated sequence MNIVLVEPHFPKNQREFARALAEAGANVIGIGETPLDYLDDQLTSWMVHYEQVGSVTDRAQMTEAVRRVQGMVWVDRMESTIESHQMVAAQVREDLGIPGTSVRTTWLCRDKPSMKEALRAAGVPTARSTGADDAAQVWDFAAAVGYPLILKPRDAAGAADTVRVGSDTELSAALERMGRYSSIAVEEFIEGHEGFYDTVSVDGRIELDFASHYFPGVLEGMRARWISPQFVATNRIDDGGLYDEIRAMGHRVNEALGIGTSATHMEWFHGPRGLTFSEIGCRPPGVGCWDLYCAANDMDVYAAWAQSIVHGEVRERPSRSHSAGIVALRPDQDGVITGYSGLEDVENRYGRWIIDAHVPVAGTGTQPVEAGFMANAWIRMRHPDFDVLRDMLDDVGRTVHVYAR